The following proteins come from a genomic window of Achromobacter deleyi:
- a CDS encoding SDR family oxidoreductase, with translation MDLGISGKTALVFGGSRGMGRACALQLAREGVAVTIAARNPQTLEQAATEIARTAGIGVGWVSADLTLPEGRDAALAACPHPDILINNADGPMPGDFRDWSHDDWIAALDSMMLGPIDMIRRVVDGMIERRFGRIVNIVSRSVKAPHAELGLSNGARAGLIGFVSGLARQTVRHNVTINNLLPGAFATDAQARHIRGMLEEGGKTFEQLWDERGRASPAGRYGQPEELGALCAYVCSAHAGYMTAQNILLDGGGYPGTY, from the coding sequence ATGGATCTGGGGATCAGCGGCAAGACGGCATTGGTATTCGGCGGCAGCCGCGGCATGGGCCGGGCCTGTGCCCTGCAATTGGCGCGCGAGGGCGTGGCGGTGACTATCGCGGCGCGCAATCCGCAGACACTGGAGCAGGCCGCGACCGAGATCGCGCGCACGGCGGGCATCGGCGTGGGCTGGGTCTCGGCCGACCTGACGCTGCCCGAGGGGCGCGACGCCGCGCTGGCCGCGTGCCCGCACCCCGATATCCTGATCAACAACGCCGACGGCCCCATGCCCGGCGATTTCCGCGACTGGAGCCATGACGACTGGATCGCGGCGCTCGATTCCATGATGCTGGGCCCCATCGACATGATCCGCCGCGTGGTCGACGGCATGATCGAGCGGCGCTTCGGGCGCATCGTCAACATCGTCTCGCGCAGCGTCAAGGCGCCGCACGCCGAGCTGGGGCTGTCCAACGGCGCGCGCGCCGGGCTGATCGGCTTCGTCAGCGGCCTGGCGCGCCAGACCGTGCGCCACAACGTCACCATCAACAACCTGCTGCCGGGCGCCTTCGCCACCGACGCGCAGGCGCGCCACATCCGCGGCATGCTGGAGGAAGGCGGCAAGACCTTCGAACAGCTGTGGGACGAGCGCGGCCGCGCCAGCCCGGCCGGCCGCTACGGCCAGCCCGAGGAGCTGGGGGCGCTGTGCGCCTATGTCTGCTCGGCGCACGCGGGCTACATGACGGCGCAGAACATCCTGCTCGATGGCGGCGGCTACCCCGGCACGTACTGA
- a CDS encoding Lrp/AsnC family transcriptional regulator: MDQTDIKILALLQKDATCSVAEIAEQVNLSVTPCWRRIQKLKDDGVIARNAILLDPRALGLNLTVFVSIKTSQHNEKWTQSLINAVMALPNVVEFHRMAGDIDYLLKVVVEDMAAYDRFYRRLIAAVDLLDVSASFSMEVIKSTTELPLDAL; encoded by the coding sequence ATGGACCAGACGGACATCAAGATCTTGGCGTTGCTGCAGAAGGACGCCACCTGCTCGGTCGCCGAGATCGCCGAGCAGGTCAATCTGTCCGTCACCCCCTGCTGGCGCCGCATCCAGAAGCTCAAGGACGATGGCGTCATCGCCCGCAACGCGATCCTGCTGGACCCGCGCGCGCTGGGGCTGAACCTGACCGTGTTCGTCTCGATCAAGACCAGCCAGCACAACGAGAAATGGACCCAGAGCCTGATCAACGCGGTCATGGCGCTGCCGAACGTGGTCGAATTCCACCGCATGGCCGGCGACATCGACTACTTGCTCAAGGTGGTGGTCGAGGACATGGCGGCCTATGACCGCTTCTACCGCCGCCTGATCGCCGCGGTCGACCTGCTGGACGTCAGCGCCAGTTTCTCGATGGAAGTCATCAAGAGCACCACCGAACTGCCGCTGGACGCGCTCTAG
- a CDS encoding tripartite tricarboxylate transporter substrate binding protein, whose translation MTYTTMRRALAAVCALAALGGGLAAAPARAEEKPLILVVPYPPGGSTDILARILQPRLSKELGGRAVVVENRPGAASQIATAFVARAEPDGSTLLVSFDNHGINPAVKPKLPYDTFKDFVAITQTVRFPLVLGANPGVPGDNLKEFLAAAAKLPPNKFNYASTGVGSLNHLAPEELKRLSKVELLHVPYGGGGPAIQAVVGGQANMTWLSFAALRGQIQAGKIKPLAVAGEKRLPDLPNVPTVAESGFPGFVAYSWSGMFAPKGTPEATVKKLTQAFNTVLADPDVKKKLEEAGFEIVASNGPALDAYVKAEYDRWSKFIKSSNINLDN comes from the coding sequence ATGACCTACACAACCATGCGGCGCGCCTTGGCGGCCGTTTGCGCGCTTGCCGCGCTGGGGGGCGGATTGGCCGCCGCGCCCGCCCGGGCGGAAGAAAAGCCGCTGATCCTGGTGGTGCCGTATCCGCCCGGCGGCAGCACCGACATCCTGGCCCGCATCCTGCAGCCGCGGCTGTCCAAGGAACTGGGCGGCCGCGCCGTGGTGGTGGAAAACCGTCCGGGCGCCGCCAGCCAGATCGCCACCGCTTTCGTGGCGCGGGCCGAGCCCGACGGCAGCACGCTGCTGGTCAGCTTCGACAACCACGGCATCAATCCGGCGGTGAAACCCAAGCTGCCCTATGACACGTTCAAGGACTTCGTCGCCATTACCCAGACCGTGCGCTTTCCGCTGGTGCTGGGCGCCAACCCGGGCGTGCCGGGCGACAACCTGAAGGAATTCCTGGCGGCCGCGGCCAAGCTGCCGCCCAACAAGTTCAACTACGCCTCCACCGGCGTGGGTTCGCTGAACCACCTGGCGCCCGAGGAACTCAAGCGCCTGTCCAAGGTGGAACTGCTGCACGTGCCGTATGGCGGCGGCGGGCCGGCCATCCAGGCGGTGGTGGGCGGGCAGGCCAACATGACCTGGCTGAGCTTTGCCGCGCTGCGCGGCCAGATCCAGGCCGGCAAGATCAAGCCGCTGGCGGTGGCCGGCGAGAAGCGCCTGCCGGACCTGCCCAACGTGCCGACGGTGGCAGAGTCCGGTTTCCCCGGGTTCGTCGCTTATTCGTGGAGCGGCATGTTCGCGCCCAAGGGCACGCCGGAGGCGACCGTGAAGAAGCTGACACAGGCCTTCAATACCGTGCTGGCCGATCCCGACGTCAAGAAGAAGCTGGAAGAGGCGGGCTTCGAGATCGTGGCCTCGAACGGTCCGGCGCTGGATGCCTACGTGAAGGCGGAATACGACCGCTGGAGCAAGTTCATCAAGAGCAGCAACATCAATCTGGATAACTGA
- a CDS encoding YeiH family protein yields MSTASTTVPQPAAAPAAPAPSAATATPWRDKLNGVLFVGLMSAAVMQLADLPAIRQLGFSPLVVGIVCGMLYGNFLRGTMPVDWGVGVNFTARRLLRIAVAFYGLNISIQQIAAVGLPGLAVSVAVVVGTLLIGTWVGQRLLGLDRDTAMLTAAGSAICGAAAVLAFEPTLRAQPHKSAVAVATVVLFGTLSMFLYPVLYHAGWLPFDTQSLGIYIGGTIHEVAQVVGAASNIDPATTEVATIVKMTRVALLVPVLLILGLYLRSAASHAGGSAKGAKLPIPWFAVGFLVLAIINSLNIIPADVVAAIRRLDVFALTMAMTALGIETRFANIRKAGPRVMALGLILYVWLLVGGYGIVKLAS; encoded by the coding sequence ATGAGCACCGCCAGCACCACCGTCCCCCAACCGGCCGCCGCCCCCGCCGCGCCAGCCCCCTCGGCCGCCACGGCCACGCCCTGGCGCGACAAGCTCAACGGCGTCCTGTTCGTCGGCCTGATGTCGGCCGCAGTCATGCAGCTGGCGGACCTGCCCGCCATCCGCCAACTGGGCTTTTCGCCGCTGGTGGTCGGCATCGTCTGCGGCATGCTGTACGGCAACTTCCTGCGCGGCACCATGCCGGTCGACTGGGGCGTGGGCGTCAATTTCACCGCGCGCCGCCTGTTGCGCATCGCCGTGGCCTTCTATGGCCTGAACATCAGCATCCAGCAGATCGCCGCCGTCGGCCTGCCGGGCCTGGCGGTCTCGGTGGCGGTGGTGGTGGGCACGCTGCTGATCGGCACCTGGGTCGGCCAGCGCCTGCTCGGGCTGGATCGCGACACCGCCATGCTGACCGCCGCCGGCAGCGCCATCTGTGGCGCGGCCGCCGTGCTGGCCTTCGAACCGACCCTGCGGGCGCAGCCGCACAAGAGCGCCGTGGCGGTGGCCACGGTGGTGCTGTTCGGCACGCTGTCGATGTTCCTGTACCCGGTGCTGTATCACGCCGGCTGGCTGCCGTTCGACACCCAGTCGCTGGGCATCTACATCGGCGGCACCATCCACGAAGTGGCGCAGGTGGTCGGCGCGGCCAGCAACATCGACCCCGCCACCACGGAAGTCGCCACCATCGTCAAGATGACCCGCGTCGCGCTGCTGGTGCCGGTGCTGCTGATCCTCGGCCTGTACCTGCGCAGCGCCGCCAGCCACGCCGGCGGCAGCGCCAAGGGCGCCAAGCTGCCGATCCCCTGGTTCGCGGTCGGCTTCCTGGTCCTGGCCATCATCAACTCGCTCAACATCATCCCGGCCGACGTCGTCGCCGCCATCCGCCGCCTGGACGTCTTCGCCCTGACCATGGCCATGACCGCGCTGGGCATCGAAACCCGCTTCGCCAACATCCGCAAGGCCGGTCCCCGCGTGATGGCGCTGGGCCTGATCCTGTACGTCTGGCTGCTGGTCGGCGGCTACGGCATCGTCAAGCTGGCGTCCTGA
- a CDS encoding acyl-CoA thioesterase — translation MTSSTKTPFTTLPANRDAVLRVMPMPADANIHGDVFGGWIMSQVDIAGSIPAARRAAGRVATVAVNAFQFKQPVFVGDLLSFYTSIIKTGKTSITVSVEVYAERQRLDAEVVKVTEATLTYVATDEARRSRPLPIL, via the coding sequence ATGACCTCCAGCACCAAAACTCCCTTCACGACTTTGCCCGCCAATCGCGACGCGGTATTGCGCGTCATGCCGATGCCCGCGGACGCCAACATCCACGGGGACGTTTTCGGCGGCTGGATCATGTCCCAGGTCGACATCGCCGGGTCGATTCCCGCCGCCCGCCGCGCGGCCGGCCGGGTCGCCACCGTCGCCGTCAATGCGTTCCAGTTCAAGCAGCCCGTGTTCGTGGGCGACCTGCTCAGCTTCTATACTTCCATCATCAAGACCGGCAAGACCTCCATCACCGTCTCGGTCGAGGTCTACGCGGAACGCCAGCGCCTGGATGCCGAAGTCGTCAAGGTCACCGAAGCCACGCTGACTTACGTCGCCACCGACGAAGCGCGGCGCAGCCGCCCTCTCCCCATTCTTTGA
- the mgtE gene encoding magnesium transporter: MTQSAAAQKPPATPRRLDPEDAQHALAEVQERLRRQQLVADLVHRQEEGDAKANLVEDLVHRQHEAELKTLLDGLHPSDIAFILESLPKDERQTIWKLVSPEHDADVLLEVEDWVRESLIEAMDRQDLVAATGNMDADELADLAPDLPPDVVAEVQKGLTEEERAQLLEAMGYPEDSVGAIMDFEMVRVREDVTLEVVLRYLRRLHELPDHTDQIFVVDRQDKLQGILPLSRLLVSEPETEVRAVMNADFLTLNPLDSDADAAGAFERYDLVSAPVMDDQGRLIGRVTIADVVDVMREDSQEQALSRAGLQEEDIFAPVSTALRNRAPWLLFNLCTAATASFVASQFEGTVSQIVILAFLMSIVAGIGGNSGNQTMTLIIRALAMGRITGRNLWQLVKRELFVTLMVGLCGSLVAALFAWVISHSLSIALVMMAAMICNMLVGASVGVLVPMVRARFGKDPAMGSSVLLTFATDSLGFFIFLGLATIFLL, encoded by the coding sequence ATGACGCAGTCCGCCGCCGCGCAGAAACCGCCCGCGACGCCCCGCCGCCTCGACCCGGAAGACGCGCAGCACGCCCTGGCCGAAGTCCAGGAGCGCCTGCGCCGCCAGCAGCTGGTGGCCGACCTGGTGCATCGCCAGGAAGAAGGCGACGCCAAGGCCAACCTGGTCGAGGACCTGGTGCACCGCCAGCACGAGGCGGAGCTCAAGACCCTGCTGGACGGCCTGCACCCCTCGGACATCGCCTTCATCCTCGAATCGCTGCCCAAGGATGAACGCCAGACGATCTGGAAGCTGGTCAGCCCCGAGCACGATGCCGACGTGCTGCTCGAGGTCGAAGACTGGGTGCGCGAATCGCTGATCGAGGCGATGGACCGCCAGGACCTGGTGGCCGCCACCGGCAACATGGACGCCGACGAATTGGCGGACCTGGCGCCCGACCTGCCGCCGGACGTGGTGGCCGAGGTCCAGAAGGGCCTGACCGAGGAAGAGCGCGCGCAGCTGCTGGAAGCCATGGGCTATCCGGAAGACAGCGTCGGCGCCATCATGGACTTCGAGATGGTCCGGGTGCGCGAGGACGTCACGCTCGAAGTGGTGCTGCGCTACCTGCGCCGCCTGCACGAACTGCCCGACCACACCGACCAGATCTTCGTGGTCGACCGCCAGGACAAGCTGCAGGGCATCCTGCCGCTGTCGCGGCTGCTGGTCAGCGAACCCGAAACCGAAGTGCGCGCGGTCATGAACGCCGACTTCCTGACGCTCAACCCGCTCGACTCCGACGCCGACGCCGCCGGCGCCTTCGAACGCTACGACCTGGTGTCCGCCCCCGTGATGGACGACCAGGGCCGCCTGATCGGCCGCGTCACCATCGCCGACGTGGTCGACGTGATGCGCGAAGACTCGCAGGAACAGGCCCTATCGCGCGCCGGCCTGCAGGAAGAAGACATCTTCGCCCCGGTCAGCACCGCGCTGCGCAACCGCGCGCCCTGGCTGCTGTTCAACCTCTGTACCGCCGCCACGGCTTCGTTCGTGGCCTCGCAATTCGAAGGCACGGTCAGCCAGATCGTGATCCTGGCGTTCCTGATGTCCATCGTCGCCGGCATCGGCGGCAACTCGGGCAACCAGACCATGACGCTGATCATCCGCGCCCTGGCGATGGGCCGGATCACCGGCCGCAACCTGTGGCAGCTGGTCAAGCGCGAGCTGTTCGTGACCCTCATGGTGGGCCTGTGCGGCAGCCTGGTGGCGGCCCTGTTCGCCTGGGTGATTTCGCACTCGCTGTCGATCGCGCTGGTCATGATGGCCGCCATGATCTGCAACATGCTGGTGGGCGCCTCGGTCGGGGTGCTGGTGCCGATGGTGCGGGCCCGTTTCGGCAAGGATCCGGCCATGGGATCCTCGGTCCTGCTGACCTTCGCGACGGACTCCCTGGGCTTTTTCATCTTCCTGGGCCTGGCGACCATTTTCCTGCTGTAG
- a CDS encoding thiamine pyrophosphate-binding protein: MDTLTGAEAMVRMLQHNGVKHIFGLCGDTSLPFYDALYRLDHGMQHILTRDERSAGYMADAYARVTGKVGVCEGPSGGGATYLLPGLVEANESSIPVLGITSDVAVGSRGKYPLTELDQEALYRPLTKWNRTIDRADQIPGMVRAAFRAMTTGKPGSAHLCFPYDVMKQQVDAADVWAQPEHAQFPSLRYAPDPADVARAAQRLVGARAPVIICGGGVVIAGASGALQELAESLKAAVCVTVSGQGSLADTHPLNAGVVGSNGGVMATRDVVAAADVVLFVGCRAGSTSTEHWRFPNRDVPILHIDIDPMVIGANYLTEVGLVGDARLALQALGAEVQARLAHRPSDAADGAVLAGRAKAARRAQLEPLASSMDAPIRPERVVQSLNRLLPDDAVVCADPGTPCPYFSAYYDVSRPGRHFITNRAHGALGFSMSAALGAWVGRPNAKCVSVMGDGSFGFTVGELETIVRHKAPLLMIVFSNSVYGWIKASQKAGYDKRYYSVDFDRTDHARIAEAYGVKAWRVEDPAKLDAAIKAAMEHDGPALIDVVAQPLQDAAAPVSQWMG; the protein is encoded by the coding sequence ATGGATACCTTGACCGGCGCCGAAGCAATGGTGCGGATGCTGCAACACAACGGCGTCAAACATATTTTCGGCCTGTGCGGCGATACCAGCCTGCCGTTCTACGACGCGCTCTACCGGCTCGATCACGGCATGCAGCACATCCTGACCCGGGACGAGCGCAGCGCCGGCTACATGGCCGACGCCTATGCCCGCGTGACCGGCAAGGTCGGCGTGTGCGAAGGCCCGAGCGGCGGCGGCGCGACCTATCTGCTGCCGGGGCTGGTGGAGGCCAACGAGTCGTCCATCCCGGTGCTGGGCATCACCTCCGACGTGGCGGTGGGCTCGCGCGGCAAATACCCGCTGACCGAGCTGGACCAGGAGGCGCTGTACCGGCCGCTGACCAAGTGGAACCGCACCATCGACCGCGCCGACCAGATTCCCGGCATGGTGCGCGCGGCGTTCCGCGCCATGACCACCGGCAAGCCCGGTTCGGCGCACCTGTGCTTCCCGTATGACGTGATGAAGCAGCAGGTCGATGCCGCCGACGTCTGGGCCCAGCCGGAACACGCGCAATTCCCCTCGCTGCGCTACGCGCCGGATCCGGCGGACGTGGCGCGCGCCGCGCAGCGCCTGGTGGGCGCGCGCGCGCCGGTCATCATCTGCGGCGGCGGCGTGGTGATCGCCGGCGCCAGCGGCGCGCTGCAGGAACTGGCCGAGAGCCTGAAGGCCGCGGTCTGCGTGACCGTCAGCGGCCAGGGCAGCCTGGCCGACACGCATCCGCTGAACGCGGGCGTGGTGGGCTCGAACGGCGGCGTGATGGCGACGCGCGACGTGGTGGCCGCGGCCGACGTGGTGCTGTTCGTCGGCTGCCGCGCGGGTTCGACCTCGACCGAGCACTGGCGCTTCCCGAACCGCGACGTGCCGATCCTGCACATCGATATCGACCCGATGGTGATCGGCGCCAACTACCTGACCGAAGTCGGCCTGGTGGGCGACGCCAGGCTGGCCCTGCAGGCGCTGGGCGCCGAGGTGCAGGCGCGCCTGGCGCACCGGCCGTCCGACGCGGCCGATGGCGCGGTGCTGGCGGGCCGCGCCAAGGCCGCGCGCCGCGCCCAGCTGGAACCGCTGGCCAGCAGCATGGACGCGCCGATCCGTCCCGAACGGGTGGTGCAGTCGCTCAATCGCCTGCTGCCCGACGACGCGGTGGTGTGCGCCGACCCCGGCACGCCGTGCCCGTACTTCTCGGCCTACTACGATGTGTCGCGGCCCGGCCGCCACTTCATCACCAACCGCGCCCATGGCGCGTTGGGCTTCTCGATGTCCGCGGCGCTGGGCGCGTGGGTCGGCCGGCCCAACGCCAAGTGCGTGTCGGTGATGGGCGACGGCAGCTTCGGCTTCACGGTCGGCGAACTCGAAACCATCGTGCGCCACAAGGCGCCGCTGCTGATGATCGTGTTTTCGAACTCGGTCTATGGCTGGATCAAGGCCAGCCAGAAGGCCGGTTACGACAAGCGTTACTACAGCGTGGACTTCGATCGCACCGACCACGCCCGCATCGCCGAAGCCTATGGCGTGAAGGCCTGGCGCGTCGAGGATCCGGCCAAGCTGGACGCGGCCATCAAGGCGGCCATGGAGCACGACGGCCCGGCGCTGATCGACGTGGTGGCGCAGCCGCTGCAGGATGCGGCGGCGCCGGTCAGCCAGTGGATGGGCTGA
- a CDS encoding gamma-glutamylcyclotransferase, with protein sequence MSLAVPAGCAGLAKTQPASVEELLVGWNGADDLWVFAYGSLIWHPGFAWRERRLATVRGYHRSLCLWSHDHRGSPDNPGLVFGLDRGGCCRGVAFQIAACDVPAVFEALWRREMVTGAYTPRWLACHTEQAPVRGLVFLLNRACQEYAADLSDDRLLASVRNAVGHSGPCLDYVVETEKALRAHGIDDWRLGELVRRLGMQPC encoded by the coding sequence ATGTCGTTGGCAGTACCCGCCGGCTGTGCCGGACTGGCGAAGACGCAACCCGCGTCGGTGGAAGAGCTTTTGGTTGGATGGAACGGCGCCGACGACCTGTGGGTGTTCGCCTACGGTTCCCTGATCTGGCATCCCGGCTTTGCCTGGCGCGAACGGCGCCTGGCGACGGTGCGCGGCTATCACCGCTCGCTGTGCCTGTGGTCGCACGACCATCGCGGCTCGCCCGACAATCCCGGGCTGGTGTTCGGCCTGGACCGCGGCGGCTGCTGCCGCGGCGTGGCCTTCCAGATCGCCGCCTGTGATGTCCCCGCGGTATTCGAGGCGCTGTGGCGCCGCGAGATGGTCACCGGCGCCTACACGCCGCGCTGGCTGGCCTGCCATACCGAGCAGGCGCCGGTGCGCGGGCTGGTATTCCTGTTGAACCGCGCCTGCCAGGAATACGCCGCCGACCTGAGCGACGACCGCCTGCTGGCGTCGGTGCGCAACGCGGTCGGACATTCGGGCCCGTGCCTGGACTACGTGGTGGAAACCGAAAAGGCGCTGCGCGCCCACGGCATCGACGATTGGCGCCTGGGCGAGCTGGTGCGCCGGCTGGGCATGCAGCCCTGCTGA
- a CDS encoding GntR family transcriptional regulator produces the protein MTSSRPAARTMAGQAELYNAVKAMAVSFEFKPGERINEVELARRLNVSRTPLREVLNQLMVEGFLTRSVNRGFIARLLDAKQIHSLYEYRAVLEAGIVRAACERATDEELASLRAFVERSRDVPEDSDATRLLELDEAFHLTLARYSRNEEFVRALESVNARIHFVRWIDMQQGRRSHTQGEHMRIVQALERRDIEALPDMMRSHIGRRLDQITDVIRTGFSTIYMRDQAEPATAAPANTTTAGENT, from the coding sequence ATGACGTCATCCCGACCCGCAGCCCGCACCATGGCCGGCCAGGCCGAGCTGTACAACGCCGTCAAGGCGATGGCGGTGAGTTTCGAGTTCAAACCGGGCGAACGCATCAACGAAGTCGAGCTGGCCCGGCGCCTGAACGTGAGCCGCACGCCCCTGCGCGAGGTGCTCAACCAGCTGATGGTGGAAGGGTTCCTGACCCGTTCGGTGAACCGCGGCTTCATCGCGCGGCTGCTGGACGCCAAGCAGATCCACAGCCTCTATGAATACCGCGCGGTTCTCGAGGCCGGCATCGTGCGCGCCGCCTGCGAGCGCGCGACCGACGAGGAACTGGCGTCATTGCGCGCCTTCGTCGAGCGTTCGCGCGACGTACCCGAGGACAGCGACGCGACCCGCCTGCTGGAACTGGACGAAGCATTCCACCTGACGCTGGCGCGCTATTCGCGCAACGAGGAATTCGTGCGGGCGCTGGAAAGCGTCAACGCCCGCATCCATTTCGTGCGCTGGATCGACATGCAGCAGGGCCGTCGCAGCCATACCCAGGGCGAGCACATGCGCATCGTCCAGGCGCTGGAGCGGCGCGACATCGAGGCTTTGCCGGACATGATGCGCAGCCACATCGGCCGGCGGCTGGACCAGATCACCGATGTCATCCGCACCGGTTTTTCCACGATTTACATGCGGGACCAGGCCGAACCCGCCACGGCAGCGCCGGCCAACACCACAACAGCAGGGGAAAACACATGA
- the pagP gene encoding lipid IV(A) palmitoyltransferase PagP produces the protein MTARFRAALFCLLLSAFSATAHACDNLPSWAQSACQRLDQIWTEGGNDLYFSGYAWHNRAMYSREKIDSFNELAWGGGYGRSIYDEDGDWQGLYAMAFLDSHSKVEPIAGYGFLKIGRVGENFRLGAGYTVFLTARHDIMSYVPFPGVLPLVSAGYKDTMLYATYIPGSRGAGNVLFMFGRWAF, from the coding sequence ATGACCGCCAGATTCCGGGCAGCGCTTTTTTGCCTGCTGCTCTCCGCTTTCAGCGCCACCGCGCACGCCTGCGACAACCTGCCATCGTGGGCCCAATCCGCCTGTCAACGCCTGGACCAGATCTGGACCGAGGGCGGCAACGACCTCTATTTCAGTGGCTACGCGTGGCACAACCGCGCCATGTACAGCCGTGAAAAGATCGACAGCTTCAACGAACTGGCCTGGGGCGGCGGCTACGGCCGCAGCATCTACGACGAGGACGGCGACTGGCAGGGCCTGTACGCCATGGCGTTCCTGGACTCGCACAGCAAGGTCGAGCCGATCGCCGGCTATGGTTTCCTGAAGATCGGCCGGGTCGGCGAGAATTTCCGGCTGGGCGCCGGCTATACGGTCTTCCTGACCGCGCGCCACGACATCATGAGCTACGTGCCCTTCCCCGGCGTGCTGCCGCTGGTCTCGGCCGGCTACAAGGACACCATGCTGTACGCCACCTACATCCCCGGTTCGCGCGGCGCGGGCAACGTGCTGTTCATGTTCGGCCGCTGGGCCTTCTGA
- a CDS encoding cysteine dioxygenase family protein — translation MTSVQLATADLRSLCESVQAAQMNAARALLRELASSVANAGDMLRALPEDLRAGRADTYTRHIAYADPHGAFTIAYLIWRPGQFSPVHGHKTWCTYQVLQGELAETHYRWDPAAAAAIACGEACRRPGDVVTAAPGLRQIHRLGNAGPGVAVSLHIYGVDQADLCTGVNHLVPTPATH, via the coding sequence ATGACCTCCGTCCAACTTGCCACCGCAGACCTGCGCTCGCTGTGCGAATCGGTGCAGGCCGCCCAGATGAACGCGGCCCGCGCCCTGCTGCGCGAGCTGGCCAGCAGCGTCGCCAATGCCGGCGATATGCTGCGCGCCCTGCCCGAAGACCTGCGCGCCGGCCGCGCCGACACCTACACCCGCCACATCGCCTATGCCGATCCGCATGGCGCCTTCACCATCGCCTACCTGATCTGGCGCCCGGGGCAGTTCAGCCCGGTGCATGGCCACAAGACCTGGTGCACCTACCAGGTCCTGCAGGGCGAGCTGGCCGAAACCCACTATCGCTGGGACCCGGCCGCCGCCGCGGCCATTGCCTGTGGCGAGGCTTGCCGCCGCCCGGGCGACGTCGTCACCGCCGCCCCCGGCCTGCGCCAGATCCACCGGCTCGGCAACGCCGGCCCCGGCGTCGCGGTGTCCCTGCACATCTATGGCGTGGATCAGGCCGACCTCTGCACCGGCGTCAATCACCTGGTGCCGACGCCCGCCACGCACTAG
- a CDS encoding VOC family protein has protein sequence MLHAVGHTEFDHAVVMVRDRLDALAPHFERQGFHLSDKAVHNLGSCNRLIVLEGTYVELLGWPPGAPPARKEIADSPFGLEALVFRTYDAEATRERLLAAGFAVNPMQELSRPAMLDGREVEARFHTVRFAEQPLPGIRMYFCRHLTPECVWSPELMAHPNGARGLLRIDARAAQPRQVAERLALVAGVTAEAAAGGWDVPLANLRIHVREDASALTPVLSTLTLENRDGAHYTLDTGV, from the coding sequence ATGCTGCATGCCGTCGGCCACACCGAGTTCGACCACGCCGTGGTCATGGTGCGCGACCGCCTGGATGCGCTGGCGCCGCACTTCGAGCGCCAGGGCTTTCACCTGAGCGACAAGGCGGTGCACAACCTCGGTTCGTGCAACCGCCTGATCGTGCTCGAAGGCACCTACGTCGAACTGCTGGGCTGGCCGCCCGGCGCGCCGCCGGCGCGCAAGGAAATCGCCGATTCGCCCTTCGGGCTCGAGGCGCTGGTGTTCCGCACCTATGACGCCGAGGCCACCCGCGAGCGCCTGCTCGCCGCCGGCTTCGCCGTCAATCCGATGCAGGAACTGTCCCGTCCGGCGATGCTGGATGGCCGGGAAGTCGAGGCCCGTTTCCATACCGTGCGCTTCGCCGAGCAACCGCTGCCCGGCATCCGCATGTATTTCTGTCGCCACCTGACGCCCGAGTGCGTCTGGTCGCCCGAGCTGATGGCCCATCCCAACGGCGCCCGCGGCCTGCTGCGGATCGACGCCCGCGCGGCGCAGCCGCGCCAGGTGGCCGAGCGCCTAGCCCTGGTGGCCGGGGTGACGGCCGAAGCCGCCGCGGGCGGCTGGGACGTGCCGCTGGCCAACCTGCGCATCCACGTGCGTGAAGACGCCTCGGCGCTGACGCCGGTGCTGTCCACGCTGACGCTGGAAAACCGCGACGGCGCCCACTACACGCTCGATACGGGCGTCTGA